A stretch of the Blastocatellia bacterium genome encodes the following:
- the ffh gene encoding signal recognition particle protein, whose translation MFDALSDKIKKVLKNLRGQDQLTVEHIDIAMREIRIALLEADVNFKVVKQFVETVKEKAIGQKVLESLSPEQQVVKIVYDELVEILGGSSSRLVFTQRSPNVVMIVGLQGSGKTTSTGKLAKFLAKNQGRHPLLVSVDVYRPAARDQLSVIARDIGQPVFEAPELNDPLEICRAAYKHAQQMGYDTLMVDTAGRLHIDDQLMEELSSIKRELVPVEILFVADAMTGQDAVKSATEFHNRIGTTGVILTKMDGDARGGAALSIKVVTGQPVKFVGIGEKYDALDAFFPDRVAQRILGMGDVLTLIEKVQQEVDEEEAMALQQKMMEDRFTLEDYRMQLKQMEKLGSVDKLLKMLPEGMMRSLMGFVPKISTEQAEQMQRKLKMTEAIINSMTIKERGNHHIIDVSRRRRIAKGSGTSIKQVNDLIDEYIQMRKIMRSMTRGGLLGGFGGKLLGGGGILGGGRTGGSARKKKKKR comes from the coding sequence ATGTTTGATGCCCTTTCTGATAAAATCAAGAAGGTCTTAAAAAATCTACGCGGCCAAGATCAACTCACAGTTGAACATATTGATATAGCAATGCGTGAAATCCGCATAGCTCTATTAGAAGCAGACGTAAATTTTAAGGTAGTAAAACAATTTGTTGAAACAGTGAAGGAAAAAGCCATTGGACAAAAGGTTTTAGAGTCTCTTTCACCTGAACAACAAGTAGTTAAAATTGTCTATGACGAATTAGTAGAAATTCTAGGTGGTAGTAGTTCCCGCTTAGTCTTTACCCAAAGAAGTCCCAATGTAGTAATGATTGTTGGCTTACAAGGTTCTGGTAAGACTACCTCTACTGGTAAGTTAGCTAAATTCTTAGCTAAAAACCAAGGTCGTCATCCGTTGTTAGTTTCTGTAGACGTTTATCGTCCTGCTGCACGCGATCAACTATCTGTAATTGCTCGTGATATTGGGCAGCCAGTTTTTGAAGCTCCTGAATTAAATGATCCTTTAGAAATATGCCGTGCAGCTTATAAACATGCCCAACAAATGGGGTATGATACCTTAATGGTAGATACTGCTGGAAGACTCCATATTGATGATCAACTAATGGAAGAGCTTAGTTCAATAAAACGCGAACTAGTGCCAGTAGAAATCTTGTTTGTTGCTGATGCAATGACAGGTCAAGATGCTGTAAAAAGTGCTACTGAGTTTCATAACCGTATAGGCACTACTGGCGTAATTCTTACCAAGATGGATGGTGATGCCAGAGGCGGTGCGGCTCTTTCAATTAAAGTAGTTACAGGTCAACCAGTTAAGTTTGTTGGTATTGGGGAAAAATATGATGCTTTAGATGCTTTCTTCCCTGATCGTGTAGCACAAAGAATCCTTGGAATGGGTGATGTGCTAACTTTAATTGAAAAAGTCCAACAAGAAGTTGACGAAGAAGAAGCAATGGCACTCCAGCAAAAAATGATGGAAGATCGTTTTACGCTGGAAGATTACCGAATGCAGCTAAAACAAATGGAAAAATTAGGCTCGGTAGATAAACTACTCAAGATGCTTCCTGAAGGCATGATGCGTAGTTTAATGGGGTTTGTTCCTAAAATTAGCACTGAGCAAGCAGAACAAATGCAGCGTAAGCTAAAAATGACCGAAGCTATTATTAATTCCATGACAATAAAAGAACGCGGAAATCATCATATAATTGATGTTTCTCGTCGTCGTCGAATTGCTAAAGGTAGCGGAACATCAATTAAGCAAGTTAATGATTTAATTGATGAATATATCCAAATGCGTAAGATTATGCGTTCAATGACTCGCGGAGGCTTACTAGGTGGATTTGGTGGTAAATTATTAGGTGGCGGCGGAATACTAGGCGGCGGTCGTACTGGTGGAAGCGCGCGTAAGAAAAAGAAAAAACGTTAA
- the rpsP gene encoding 30S ribosomal protein S16 encodes MLLAIRLSRKGAKKHPFYRIIVTEKESKRDGRFLEIVGYYNPCREPNQLHLKQDRVSYWLKNGAQPTDTVSQLLKKYQPAPEKA; translated from the coding sequence ATCTTGTTAGCAATTAGATTATCCAGAAAGGGAGCAAAAAAACATCCCTTCTATCGCATCATCGTAACAGAAAAAGAAAGCAAGCGAGATGGTCGCTTTTTAGAAATAGTTGGTTATTATAATCCTTGTAGAGAACCTAACCAACTACACTTAAAACAAGATAGAGTTAGTTATTGGCTAAAAAATGGTGCGCAGCCTACTGATACAGTAAGCCAATTACTAAAAAAATATCAGCCTGCGCCAGAAAAAGCTTAA
- a CDS encoding KH domain-containing protein: protein MKELIEIIGKALVDYPEQVEVKEVEGEATTVLELRVAQADLGKVIGKQGRTARAIRTILGASGMKLRKRFVLEILE, encoded by the coding sequence ATGAAAGAACTCATTGAGATAATAGGAAAAGCTTTAGTTGATTATCCAGAGCAAGTAGAAGTCAAAGAGGTTGAAGGTGAAGCTACCACTGTCCTAGAACTCAGAGTAGCACAAGCCGACCTAGGTAAAGTCATAGGTAAACAAGGACGTACTGCCCGGGCAATCCGTACAATTCTAGGAGCTTCTGGAATGAAACTAAGAAAGCGTTTTGTTTTGGAGATCTTAGAGTAG
- the rimM gene encoding 16S rRNA processing protein RimM, giving the protein MRSSRANIKTQEKAKPAKTLPSDVSLPQPSINPSELITIARIIRPQGIKGEVIATIETDFPERFEDLSSVFLVFPDNQIKELELIDFWFHKDRIVFAFESINSRNEAELLRNVTVKVPVSEIVDLPEDHYYEFDLIGCQVITNNGQVLGQVKSLLQTGAAPLLVVNGAKEYLIPLAEDICTEINTEEKKIIVNPPEGLLDL; this is encoded by the coding sequence GTGCGATCATCGCGTGCTAATATAAAAACTCAGGAAAAGGCAAAGCCCGCAAAAACTTTGCCTTCTGATGTTTCTTTACCCCAACCATCTATAAACCCTTCTGAGCTAATTACTATTGCTCGAATTATTCGCCCTCAAGGAATTAAGGGCGAAGTTATTGCTACTATTGAAACAGATTTTCCAGAACGCTTTGAAGATTTATCAAGTGTCTTTCTAGTATTTCCTGATAATCAAATTAAAGAACTGGAATTAATAGACTTCTGGTTCCATAAAGACCGTATTGTTTTTGCCTTTGAATCTATAAATTCACGTAATGAAGCAGAGCTTTTAAGGAATGTAACTGTAAAAGTTCCTGTCTCTGAAATAGTAGACCTACCTGAAGATCATTATTATGAATTCGACCTTATTGGTTGCCAAGTAATAACAAATAATGGGCAAGTTTTGGGTCAAGTAAAAAGCCTTTTACAAACAGGTGCAGCCCCTCTTTTAGTAGTAAATGGGGCAAAAGAATATCTTATTCCTCTAGCTGAAGATATTTGCACTGAAATAAATACAGAAGAAAAGAAAATTATAGTAAATCCTCCTGAAGGGTTGTTAGATTTATAA
- the trmD gene encoding tRNA (guanosine(37)-N1)-methyltransferase TrmD translates to MQIDIITIFPEIFQSPFEHGIIRRAQLQNLIKINIHNLRDFTYDRHHVVDDRPFGGGEGMVLKPEPMFRAIEYLTHNVNNHSVTLLTPQGKTFNQELAERLSKLDRLILICGRYEGVDERVNESLVTDEISIGDYVLSGGEFAALIVVDALVRLIPNALGCADSTANESFSSGLLDSPVYTRPAIYRNKTVPAILQNGNHKEIARWRRRKALEKTWLVRPDLLEKANLSKEDLKILQEIKSKFPK, encoded by the coding sequence ATGCAGATCGACATTATTACTATCTTTCCTGAAATCTTTCAAAGCCCCTTTGAACATGGAATAATTCGCCGCGCCCAACTGCAAAATTTAATAAAGATTAATATTCATAATTTAAGAGATTTTACTTATGATCGGCATCATGTTGTAGATGATCGTCCTTTTGGCGGTGGTGAAGGTATGGTCTTAAAGCCTGAACCTATGTTTAGAGCTATTGAATACTTAACCCATAATGTTAATAACCATTCTGTTACTTTACTTACTCCTCAAGGAAAAACTTTTAACCAAGAATTAGCTGAAAGATTAAGTAAATTAGATAGGTTAATTTTAATTTGTGGACGCTATGAAGGTGTAGACGAGCGAGTTAATGAGTCTTTAGTTACAGATGAAATTTCTATTGGGGATTATGTGCTTTCAGGAGGCGAATTTGCAGCATTAATTGTTGTTGATGCCCTTGTTCGACTGATTCCTAATGCTTTAGGCTGTGCAGACTCAACAGCAAATGAATCTTTTAGTAGTGGGTTGCTAGACTCGCCTGTTTATACTCGTCCGGCAATATATAGAAATAAGACAGTTCCAGCAATTTTACAAAATGGTAATCATAAAGAAATTGCTCGTTGGCGACGACGTAAAGCATTAGAAAAAACTTGGCTAGTTCGTCCAGATTTGCTAGAAAAAGCAAATTTAAGCAAAGAAGACTTAAAGATTTTACAGGAAATAAAAAGTAAATTTCCTAAATAA
- a CDS encoding VWA domain-containing protein: MKFANPNLLWLLLANLLILYLWYRQLKKPKTIKFSSLTNLKVANLKPSLRQRLRHLPVILRVIAFSCLIIALARPQSLSRVEQIKTELADIIVTVDTSLSMGALDFQTANRLSVAKEIISEFIDRRESDRLGLISFAAYSQLRCPLTLDYELLKTLLKNVDLVDRTDIEGNGTAIGIAIASSVNHLRHSDAKSRVVILLTDGDNNVTTIEPRTAAEIAQVLGIKIYTIGIGTSGMVKMPSLNIGDPPGTYTLQPSTFNENVLREIANSTGGKYYRATNRQALEDIFQEIDKLERTAVDVKRYEHYSEDFFYWLIMSICVLILEISLQHSYLRVLP, from the coding sequence ATGAAGTTTGCCAACCCCAATTTACTTTGGCTTTTACTAGCAAATTTGCTAATCCTTTATCTTTGGTATCGCCAGCTTAAAAAGCCAAAGACAATAAAATTCTCCAGTCTAACAAACTTAAAAGTAGCTAATCTTAAACCAAGTCTGCGTCAACGTTTAAGACACCTTCCTGTTATTTTACGAGTAATTGCTTTTTCCTGTCTAATAATTGCATTAGCTAGACCTCAGTCTTTATCAAGAGTTGAGCAAATTAAAACAGAGCTTGCAGATATTATTGTTACTGTAGATACTTCGCTTAGTATGGGAGCTTTAGATTTTCAAACTGCTAATAGGCTTTCTGTTGCTAAAGAAATAATTTCTGAATTTATAGATAGACGCGAGTCTGACCGCCTAGGTCTTATTAGTTTTGCTGCTTATAGCCAACTGCGCTGTCCTTTAACTTTAGATTATGAGCTATTAAAAACTTTACTTAAAAACGTTGATTTAGTTGATAGAACTGATATTGAAGGAAATGGTACAGCAATAGGTATTGCTATTGCTAGTAGTGTCAATCATTTACGTCATTCTGACGCTAAAAGTCGTGTAGTTATTTTGCTAACAGATGGTGACAATAATGTTACTACTATTGAGCCACGAACTGCCGCAGAAATAGCCCAAGTATTAGGAATAAAAATTTATACTATTGGTATTGGTACAAGTGGAATGGTAAAAATGCCAAGCTTAAATATTGGTGATCCACCTGGTACATATACCTTACAACCTTCTACTTTTAATGAGAATGTTTTACGAGAGATTGCTAACTCTACAGGTGGCAAATATTATCGCGCTACCAATCGTCAAGCATTAGAGGATATTTTTCAAGAAATAGATAAGCTAGAGCGGACTGCTGTAGATGTAAAACGCTATGAGCATTATAGCGAAGATTTTTTTTATTGGTTGATTATGTCTATTTGTGTTTTAATCTTGGAAATAAGTTTACAACATAGCTATCTACGTGTCTTACCTTAA
- the corA gene encoding magnesium/cobalt transporter CorA translates to MITTSYLDLSTNKVINNISIDNINKLKTKKENIIWTDVTDPTNEDFLSLAKEFGFHPLSIEDCIKGHQRPKIEEYTGYYFMVVYEADFVDDNTHLELKEIGIFLGANFLVTVRRQPINAITLVNRLWPEWASRSVVGTGTLAYLLIDAVVDNYMIILDSISDLIDDLEDKLFTDFQPNLIEEIFRVKKNLLYLRRFISPLRDVLNVMLRREQPIFSTETYVYFQDVFDHAIRVADNIDSLRDILSSIMDVYLSLSGNRMNIIMKRLTSISTILMSVTLIAGIYGMNFDFMPELKWRYGYTYALSSMVIIGIALYFYLRKIKWL, encoded by the coding sequence ATGATCACTACTAGTTACTTAGATCTTAGTACTAATAAAGTAATTAATAATATTTCTATAGATAACATCAATAAATTAAAAACTAAGAAAGAAAATATTATTTGGACAGATGTAACTGATCCAACAAATGAAGATTTTTTATCTTTAGCTAAAGAATTTGGTTTTCATCCACTTTCAATTGAAGATTGTATTAAAGGACATCAGCGGCCTAAAATTGAGGAATACACTGGTTATTATTTTATGGTGGTGTATGAAGCTGATTTTGTAGATGACAATACGCATTTAGAATTAAAAGAAATAGGAATCTTTTTGGGAGCAAATTTTCTTGTTACTGTCCGTCGTCAACCAATTAATGCAATAACTCTAGTCAACCGTCTTTGGCCGGAATGGGCAAGCCGTAGTGTAGTAGGCACAGGAACTTTAGCTTATTTGCTTATTGATGCTGTAGTTGATAACTATATGATTATTTTAGACAGTATTAGCGATTTAATTGACGATTTAGAGGACAAATTATTTACAGATTTTCAGCCTAATTTAATAGAAGAAATTTTTCGAGTTAAAAAAAATCTTCTTTACCTACGCCGCTTTATTTCGCCTCTTAGAGATGTCTTAAATGTGATGTTAAGACGTGAACAACCTATTTTTTCTACAGAAACTTATGTTTATTTTCAAGATGTTTTTGACCATGCTATTAGAGTTGCAGATAACATTGACTCGTTACGAGATATCTTAAGCTCTATTATGGACGTTTATTTATCACTTTCAGGTAATCGAATGAACATAATAATGAAACGGTTAACCTCAATCTCTACAATTTTAATGTCTGTAACTTTAATAGCAGGTATTTATGGAATGAATTTTGATTTTATGCCTGAGCTAAAATGGCGTTATGGTTATACTTATGCTTTATCATCAATGGTAATAATTGGAATAGCTCTATATTTTTACTTAAGGAAGATTAAATGGCTTTAA
- a CDS encoding DUF393 domain-containing protein yields MTTSLYAYVANPMQLSVTLIFFGYGLILNHFWLFFGGVVAFSYGVGLARWDENQELEIRFGQEWLNYRKVVRQWLPSWRPWHASLNNKNIFPARLYYDEGCNQCSELAHWFEKRNPVGLMLIPAQDHPSKDLKRLTYDPMNGNSDKSGVCAFAKALEHINLAWALIGSFMRLPFISQFLQLVSDLTDGEPRQVCRRTKTLSNTTNIDN; encoded by the coding sequence GTGACAACTTCCCTTTATGCTTATGTTGCTAACCCTATGCAGCTATCCGTAACCTTAATATTTTTTGGTTATGGACTTATATTAAATCATTTTTGGTTATTTTTTGGTGGAGTGGTAGCTTTTTCTTATGGTGTAGGATTAGCACGTTGGGATGAAAATCAAGAGTTGGAAATTAGGTTTGGTCAAGAGTGGCTAAATTACCGTAAAGTAGTAAGACAATGGCTACCAAGTTGGCGACCCTGGCATGCTAGCTTAAATAACAAAAATATTTTTCCTGCAAGGCTTTATTATGATGAAGGTTGTAATCAATGTAGTGAGTTAGCACATTGGTTTGAGAAACGTAATCCAGTAGGTCTAATGTTGATCCCTGCACAAGACCACCCAAGCAAAGACTTAAAACGCCTAACCTATGATCCAATGAATGGTAATAGTGATAAATCAGGCGTTTGTGCTTTTGCCAAAGCTCTAGAGCATATAAACCTGGCTTGGGCATTAATAGGCTCTTTTATGCGCCTACCTTTCATTAGTCAATTTTTACAATTAGTTTCTGATCTAACAGATGGCGAACCTCGCCAAGTGTGTCGTAGGACTAAAACTTTATCCAATACAACAAATATAGACAATTAA
- a CDS encoding TonB-dependent receptor, producing the protein MRRNKTWGMNFFLVLLLFSFITNNPQPVWAQTGATTASATGTVTDEQGAVIPQATVVARNLQTNLTREVQTDEEGSFLLNQLPPGNYEISAFVSGFNKRIARFDLVLGTVGYCNFILQVDAGQTEVIEIVASSGVDESKTASSSNNDRGRIDTLPINRRNFLDFSLTSPRVTPDRTPQQGVAASSGLSFNGLPARTNSITIDGLDNNDAGPGAVRSTFSQEAVQEFQVVSDSFSAEFGKALGGIINIVTRGGSNDLHSTLFFLNRGESIAARNAFADFKPKFKQFQFGATLGGAIKKNKAFYFTSFERLSVKQNAIVGISDDTLRSINSQGFPIRNGAIPFGIGTSTFLLRTDIQISPNNTLYARYNYGRTFNGAGEPFGDLITGSRVADTTGGRQSLDDNSIAFNNTYINPGLSLVNETRVLYSRRNQTIDPIDNRGPQVNLVAPEGLVVFGTGTLLPQPRLQNLFQVLNNVSLSRGRNQIKFGIDYSRDSIGEDGLVPVFNNGFAFFPQLDLRPNGGPFFTGLQAFDPSRRTPEQRAFLNFLAGALPATIPGFPFLPLADIGIPAAFAQGFVNNDAVGGVTRNTFAAFFQDDIKINDQLILKLGVRYDRSRIDVLDSNNGNFSPRISFSYRPKKFSKANIHGAYGLFFAAPIYGSAFVSNESVSGALKILLLQFPLSLPFYALPDKRLPISSTLPPGVNLIPQLSLEFVNQSNPRASYTQQANFGIDYFMGNNMVLSTSYTFVRGLKILSQRNINPIVRPIPGDPTNSAIMGRIDTTRGDIFEFTNAYDSYYNAFTVSFNRRLSQRIGFLSSYTFAKSIDNFIDIRNELQQSNDPTNPRGERGLSLQDIRSRFVFSGTWDLSYTKNPLLRDFQVSGIVNLESGRPYNLLAGVDLNLNGDNPPGDRPLDGSLSVARNSGLTPGFANVDMRLTRKFTISEKYFLQFYVEAFNLFNRVNISDVNPIFAPDTTGNFNLPAKDGSRFIATPDRFRAAFSPRQFQVGLRVSF; encoded by the coding sequence ATGAGGCGAAATAAAACCTGGGGTATGAATTTTTTTTTAGTTTTACTACTTTTCTCTTTTATTACAAATAATCCTCAACCTGTTTGGGCCCAAACCGGAGCCACAACAGCTAGTGCTACTGGTACTGTTACAGATGAACAAGGTGCGGTAATTCCTCAAGCTACAGTGGTAGCAAGAAATCTACAAACAAACCTAACAAGAGAAGTTCAAACTGATGAAGAAGGCTCGTTTTTACTTAATCAATTACCTCCAGGTAATTATGAAATTTCAGCCTTTGTATCTGGTTTTAATAAACGTATTGCCAGATTTGATTTAGTTTTAGGTACTGTTGGCTATTGCAATTTTATTTTGCAAGTTGATGCTGGTCAAACTGAGGTAATAGAAATTGTTGCTAGTAGTGGAGTTGATGAGTCTAAAACCGCAAGTAGCTCAAATAATGATCGAGGTCGTATAGATACTCTTCCAATTAACCGCCGAAATTTCTTAGACTTTTCTTTGACTTCACCACGTGTAACTCCAGACCGCACACCTCAACAAGGTGTTGCTGCTAGTTCTGGACTTTCTTTTAATGGTCTGCCTGCTCGTACTAACTCTATTACAATAGATGGTCTAGATAATAATGATGCTGGCCCAGGTGCAGTGCGTTCAACATTTAGCCAAGAAGCTGTGCAGGAATTTCAAGTTGTGTCTGATAGCTTTAGTGCTGAATTTGGTAAGGCACTTGGCGGAATCATTAACATTGTTACCCGTGGTGGAAGTAATGACCTACATAGCACTTTATTCTTTCTTAATCGAGGTGAATCAATTGCTGCTCGTAATGCTTTTGCTGACTTTAAGCCTAAATTTAAGCAATTTCAGTTTGGTGCTACACTAGGTGGTGCAATTAAAAAAAATAAAGCTTTTTACTTTACTTCCTTTGAACGCTTATCTGTAAAACAAAATGCTATTGTTGGTATCTCTGATGACACATTAAGATCAATTAACAGCCAAGGCTTTCCAATACGAAATGGTGCAATTCCCTTTGGCATAGGGACTTCCACCTTTTTATTAAGGACAGATATTCAAATTTCTCCAAATAATACTCTTTATGCTCGCTATAATTATGGACGTACATTTAATGGGGCTGGAGAGCCTTTTGGCGATTTAATTACAGGTTCACGGGTGGCTGATACTACAGGAGGGCGACAATCCTTAGATGATAATTCTATAGCCTTTAATAATACTTATATCAATCCTGGTTTGAGTTTAGTCAATGAAACAAGAGTTCTTTATAGCCGACGTAATCAAACTATTGACCCAATAGATAACCGAGGCCCTCAAGTAAATTTAGTTGCTCCAGAAGGATTAGTAGTATTTGGTACAGGTACATTACTCCCACAACCAAGACTTCAGAACCTTTTCCAAGTGCTTAATAATGTTAGTCTTAGCCGAGGCCGCAATCAAATTAAGTTTGGCATTGATTATTCCAGAGATAGCATAGGGGAAGATGGCTTAGTACCAGTATTTAATAATGGTTTTGCCTTTTTCCCTCAATTAGATTTAAGACCAAACGGAGGCCCATTTTTTACTGGACTACAAGCTTTTGACCCATCAAGACGTACACCTGAGCAAAGAGCCTTCTTAAATTTTCTTGCTGGGGCATTACCAGCAACTATTCCTGGTTTTCCTTTTTTACCTTTAGCTGATATTGGTATCCCAGCAGCCTTTGCACAAGGCTTTGTTAATAATGATGCTGTTGGAGGCGTTACACGTAATACTTTTGCAGCATTCTTTCAAGATGATATTAAAATCAATGACCAGCTAATACTAAAACTAGGTGTACGCTATGATCGTAGCCGTATTGATGTACTAGATTCTAATAATGGAAATTTCTCTCCTAGAATATCTTTTTCCTATCGTCCTAAAAAGTTTTCTAAAGCTAATATTCATGGAGCTTATGGATTATTTTTTGCGGCTCCTATTTATGGATCTGCCTTTGTTTCTAATGAGTCTGTAAGCGGAGCATTAAAAATTCTTTTATTACAATTTCCTCTTTCCTTACCTTTTTATGCTTTACCAGATAAAAGATTACCTATTTCTTCAACCTTACCGCCTGGAGTAAACCTAATTCCACAATTAAGCCTAGAGTTTGTTAATCAAAGCAATCCACGTGCTAGTTATACCCAACAAGCTAATTTTGGCATAGATTATTTTATGGGGAATAATATGGTTCTTTCAACAAGTTATACTTTTGTTCGTGGATTAAAAATTCTTTCCCAACGAAATATTAATCCTATTGTAAGACCAATACCGGGTGATCCTACTAATAGCGCGATAATGGGAAGAATTGATACTACTCGTGGGGATATTTTTGAGTTTACTAATGCCTATGATAGTTACTACAATGCTTTTACTGTATCATTTAATCGTAGGTTGAGCCAAAGAATAGGATTTTTAAGTAGCTATACTTTTGCAAAGTCAATAGATAATTTTATTGATATTCGTAATGAGCTACAACAATCTAATGATCCTACTAATCCGCGTGGTGAGAGAGGTTTATCACTCCAAGACATTCGTAGTCGATTTGTTTTTTCAGGTACTTGGGACTTAAGCTATACCAAAAACCCATTATTAAGAGATTTTCAAGTTTCAGGTATAGTTAATCTTGAATCTGGCCGTCCTTATAATTTATTAGCAGGTGTAGACCTTAATCTAAATGGTGATAATCCTCCAGGAGATCGGCCCTTAGATGGTAGCCTTAGTGTTGCCCGTAATAGTGGTTTAACACCTGGTTTTGCCAATGTGGATATGAGATTGACACGTAAGTTTACAATTAGCGAAAAATATTTTTTACAATTTTATGTAGAAGCATTTAATTTATTTAACAGAGTTAATATCAGCGATGTTAATCCAATTTTTGCTCCTGATACTACTGGAAATTTTAATTTACCTGCTAAAGATGGCAGCCGCTTTATTGCAACTCCAGATAGGTTTAGGGCCGCTTTTTCGCCACGTCAATTTCAAGTTGGATTAAGAGTTTCTTTCTAA
- a CDS encoding M28 family peptidase: MKSSRYLSFTFLLLSSTFMLGCGENSNTTTTSSSPTPTSTSDSKSTVKAIAIDPAASNINTNDMMEHIKKLASDEFEGRGPNSKGEELTIKYLTEVSQKLGLKPGNPDGTFVQKVPLVSYEIDPKVEMKFSAADKTTNLKFRDEFVAWTRQLVDKVDMNGDLVFVGYGAEAPEYQWDDFKGEDLKGKILVMLINDPPLPDDKMFGGKAMTYYGRWTYKFEQAAKKGAAGCIIIHETGPAGYPWEVVKNSWGSGGFTFSDSNNNLSLCPVESWMTFDKAKEVFQLAGKDLEELKKEALKKEFKPVNLGVKASLSLKNKYKKIESNNFIAKLEGSDPELKNEYVVFTAHWDHFGIGIPVNNDKIYNGAKDNATGTAGLLELAKTYTKLSTPPKRSLLFLAVTAEERGLLGSAYYAQNPLYPLAKTTAVINMDSMNVWGKTKDIIVVGLGNSTLDDYVQGVAATQNRTVKPDQEPEKGYFYRSDHFSFAKQGVPALNAGEGEEYIGKPAGEGKKLSDEYTAKDYHKPSDDIKPNWDLSGAVEDLQMLFQIGYEVANAKQIPAWRDGTEFKAKREESLKSGK, from the coding sequence GTGAAATCAAGCAGGTATCTTTCTTTTACATTTCTGCTTTTAAGCAGCACATTTATGTTAGGTTGTGGAGAAAATTCAAACACTACAACTACTTCATCTAGCCCAACACCAACTAGTACTAGCGATAGTAAAAGCACTGTTAAAGCTATAGCAATTGACCCAGCCGCTAGCAATATCAACACTAATGACATGATGGAGCATATCAAAAAATTAGCTTCAGATGAGTTTGAAGGTCGTGGGCCAAATAGCAAAGGCGAAGAATTAACTATTAAATACTTAACAGAAGTATCCCAAAAACTAGGCTTAAAGCCAGGTAATCCAGACGGAACATTTGTTCAAAAAGTCCCGCTAGTTAGTTATGAAATTGACCCAAAAGTAGAAATGAAATTCTCTGCCGCAGATAAAACCACTAACTTAAAATTCCGAGATGAGTTTGTAGCCTGGACACGTCAACTAGTAGATAAAGTTGATATGAACGGAGATTTAGTCTTTGTTGGTTATGGTGCTGAGGCCCCAGAGTATCAATGGGATGACTTTAAGGGCGAAGACTTAAAAGGTAAAATACTAGTAATGTTAATTAATGATCCACCTTTACCAGATGATAAAATGTTTGGTGGTAAAGCAATGACTTATTATGGACGTTGGACATATAAGTTTGAACAAGCAGCAAAAAAAGGTGCTGCCGGCTGTATTATTATTCATGAAACTGGCCCGGCAGGTTATCCTTGGGAAGTTGTAAAAAATAGTTGGGGTAGCGGTGGTTTTACCTTTAGCGACAGCAACAACAACTTATCGCTTTGCCCTGTAGAGTCATGGATGACTTTTGATAAAGCTAAAGAAGTCTTTCAATTAGCTGGAAAAGATTTAGAAGAATTAAAAAAAGAAGCTCTAAAAAAAGAATTTAAGCCCGTTAATTTAGGTGTAAAAGCTTCTCTAAGCTTAAAAAATAAGTACAAAAAAATTGAATCCAACAACTTTATTGCCAAATTAGAAGGCTCTGACCCAGAGCTTAAGAATGAATATGTAGTTTTTACTGCACATTGGGATCATTTTGGTATTGGAATACCTGTCAATAATGACAAGATTTATAACGGTGCTAAAGATAATGCAACCGGCACAGCAGGACTTTTAGAGCTAGCTAAAACCTATACAAAACTCTCCACACCTCCAAAACGCTCATTATTATTTTTAGCTGTTACAGCCGAGGAGCGCGGTTTATTGGGTTCAGCCTACTATGCCCAAAATCCTCTTTATCCATTAGCAAAAACAACCGCTGTTATCAATATGGATAGTATGAATGTTTGGGGCAAAACCAAAGATATAATCGTAGTTGGACTAGGTAATTCAACCTTAGATGATTATGTTCAAGGCGTTGCAGCAACACAAAATCGAACCGTCAAACCTGACCAAGAGCCAGAAAAAGGTTATTTTTATCGCTCAGACCATTTTAGTTTTGCTAAACAAGGTGTTCCTGCTCTTAATGCTGGCGAAGGTGAAGAATATATTGGTAAACCTGCTGGTGAAGGTAAAAAACTTTCTGATGAATATACAGCTAAGGACTATCATAAACCTTCGGATGACATCAAACCTAATTGGGATTTAAGCGGTGCGGTAGAAGATTTGCAAATGCTTTTCCAAATAGGCTATGAAGTAGCCAATGCTAAACAGATACCTGCT